From Montipora foliosa isolate CH-2021 unplaced genomic scaffold, ASM3666993v2 scaffold_436, whole genome shotgun sequence, one genomic window encodes:
- the LOC137988966 gene encoding uncharacterized protein, giving the protein MFYADDTQIYIALNAKERSTVLQRLEKCAADIKSWSVENFLILNDSKTEILHVFSNFSRNLPSTPEVKVGNSMILPQGQVKDLGVFFDKHMNLKSHISSICSSASFALHNIGKIRKHLDQATTKRLVHGFVSSRLDNCNSLLFGLPLYQIERLQRIQNTAARVVTLSSIKEHVTPILNDLHWLPIHNRIKFKILLLTYKVLNGFAPTYLSELIQAYKNQRNLHSNNQYLLRVPKSRTTTFGDRAFSVCAPKLWKNLPSDVKSSPSIDIFKKKLKTYLFSN; this is encoded by the coding sequence ATGTTTTATGCAGATGATACACAAATCTATATCGCCCTAAATGCCAAGGAGCGATCCACAGTTCTTCAAAGACTAGAGAAATGTGCAGCGGACATAAAATCATGGTCGGTTGAAAACTTTCTTATCCTAAATGACTCTAAGACTGAGATCTTGCATGTATTTTCCAATTTCTCACGTAATCTTCCTAGTACACCTGAGGTCAAAGTTGGTAATTCAATGATACTCCCACAAGGTCAAGTGAAGGATTTGGGTGTTTTCTTCGATAAACACATGAACCTCAAATCTCACATCAGCAGTATTTGTAGCAGCGCTTCGTTTGCTCTTCACAACATTGGAAAGATCAGAAAACACCTGGATCAAGCAACTACTAAACGTCTTGTTCACGGGTTTGTTAGTTCTCGTCTTGATAACTGTAACAGCTTGTTGTTTGGTCTACCTTTATATCAGATTGAGCGTCTTCAACGTATACAAAACACAGCTGCGAGGGTAGTGACACTTTCCAGTATAAAAGAACATGTTACACCAATATTAAACGATCTTCACTGGCTTCCCATACATAATCGTATAAAGTTTAAGATACTACTTCTTACGTATAAAGTTTTGAACGGATTCGCACCAACATATCTCAGTGAATTGATCCAGGCATACAAGAATCAACGGAACTTGCATTCCAATAACCAATATCTTCTTAGAGTGCCCAAatcaagaacaacaacttttggTGACAGAGCATTCTCTGTATGTGCTCCAAAGTTATGGAAGAATTTACCAAGTGACGTTAAATCTTCACCATCGATagacatttttaagaaaaaattaaaaacatatctttttagtaactaa